One segment of Lytechinus variegatus isolate NC3 chromosome 13, Lvar_3.0, whole genome shotgun sequence DNA contains the following:
- the LOC121426703 gene encoding growth/differentiation factor 8-like encodes MAQLYQYVFLALFIADFICLTIASYPPSWRRNGGIIPMSAHHHPHEQHEDIPAENNSTRTATIGAEDGTDDPELASEDTQTPPPEFSTCPPCWMQEQQKQFRIESIKKRILEKLQLTRVPNITGPHPKNPAINNLLNNYPQFQNNPSFQSDSPQAEYHDPAPAQLERILIFAKRPLQTQGIASPPCCYFNVAEKIVGYHVSSAKLYFYVAPAKVIQNTLHLMTIKMITARPHPEGHTKLRLVAKIKVQLSLRVGAWKSVDFTNVVQGWAAEPETNLGIVLELTDDAGNSVLITETSTEEPRRPFLQLRLDDDRRVRTKRQSERMCSEDRQERECCMFPLIVDFQQFGWDWIIAPRTYDANYCFGSCPDHYFYRYPHTQLISQMDRMAVAGPCCSPSKMTSISLLIFDEDGDIRNAELQDMAVQTCDCA; translated from the exons atGGCTCAGCTTTATCAGTACGTCTTCCTGGCGCTATTCATCGCCGACTTCATCTGCCTGACAATAGCAAGTTATCCCCCATCTTGGAGACGAAACGGCGGCATCATTCCCATGTCCGCCCACCACCACCCTCACGAACAGCACGAAGACATCCCCGCCGAAAACAACTCAACAAGAACCGCCACCATCGGCGCCGAGGATGGTACGGACGACCCCGAGCTGGCCAGTGAAGATACCCAGACTCCTCCGCCGGAATTCTCCACCTGCCCACCGTGCTGGATGCAGGAACAGCAGAAGCAGTTCCGCATTGAAAGCATCAAGAAGCGCATCCTGGAAAAATTACAGCTGACCCGCGTACCAAACATCACAGGACCTCATCCAAAGAACCCGGCGATTAATAACCTGCTAAATAATTACCCCCAGTTCCAGAACAATCCTTCCTTCCAATCCGACTCACCACAGGCCGAGTACCACGACCCCGCCCCTGCACAGCTAGAAAGGATACTAATATTTGCAAAAAGAC CACTCCAGACCCAAGGAATTGCATCGCCACCCTGCTGCTACTTCAACGTCGCCGAGAAAATAGTCGGGTACCACGTCTCGAGTGCCAAGCTTTACTTCTACGTCGCCCCTGCCAAAGTCATCCAGAACACGCTCCACCTGATGACTATCAAGATGATCACAGCTAGACCGCACCCGGAAGGACACACCAAGCTCCGACTCGTGGCCAAAATCAAGGTCCAGTTGAGCCTCAGGGTAGGGGCATGGAAGAGCGTGGACTTCACCAATGTGGTGCAAGGCTGGGCAGCCGAACCAGAGACGAATCTTGGTATCGTGTTGGAACTCACTGACGATGCAGGGAATTCGGTCCTCATAACTGAAACTTCGACGGAAGAACCGAGG AGGCCATTTTTGCAACTGAGGCTAGATGATGACCGGAGAGTCAGGACGAAGCGCCAAAGCGAACGCATGTGTTCGGAGGATCGACAGGAACGAGAATGTTGTATGTTCCCCCTCATTGTGGACTTCCAACAGTTTGGGTGGGACTGGATCATCGCACCCAGGACATATGATGCCAATTACTGCTTCGGGAGTTGCCCTGATCATTACTTTTACAGGTACCCCCACACGCAGCTAATAAGTCAGATGGATCGCATGGCAGTCGCGGGACCCTGCTGCTCACCGAGCAAGATGACTTCGATAAGTCTTCTCATTTTTGACGAGGACGGCGACATCAGGAATGCGGAACTTCAGGATATGGCTGTGCAAACGTGTGACTGCGCCTAG